The following proteins are encoded in a genomic region of Gadus macrocephalus chromosome 19, ASM3116895v1:
- the tsc1b gene encoding TSC complex subunit 1b isoform X2: protein MAREQPNVLDLLPHLDTSDLRLLEETRGLINDHLNAERGSMLLNGLVDYFLETNSAQAMHILSSVREPHDKHLLDKMHECMTRQACRLPTLTLLGHVVRKQPSWIHKISRYPLLVSLIKCLKTDSDVVVLITGVLVLITLLPMIPQAGKQHLGDFFDIFRRLASWNQKNPGHVSEVYMIHLHAGVYSLFHRLYGMYPCNFVSYLRAHYSMKENMETFEEVVKPMLEHVRIHPELVTGTKDHELDPTRWKKFEVHDIVIECAKVSLDPKEASCEEGYTTVPENFYPYHHLRCLDRTASPHTDLHSSYGSSSSTPFSTPRQPLAPPLSLPPFSGTQSSQRSPQSARRQDSSGDLNPSGGGKDPLWSPSSLCGMATPPSSRGMSPNLELSSSASHLSTRFYCTSGGKGTPAPSTPAASSPPPTLSDDYSLSLPTSSAQSSPPRKDRRGAGEAGRQGLVRQEHVKDPARDLEKSGAGGGELLTNRDAGAAEHISMTLTELSVFMKKQELDLQLRTEKEKEEAAISEELLKLTEEKRDPSGLRGFDSPFYHTTETLTGRRPPDKTPPLSHAQPGGHAAPSSSTAGHPLRTGVSSPDKAETPACTGGPGGPGGPGGGGGGGGGGGGERCLEQSWSFPSCFTPIDHHLHRSPSAPAEEGGGGEGGGSKFSGLFSPSRRSTGPAGAASYEPLFDLALPRLASLFVGRRTSEAVQQASRGRCSQLEEGFEDGEEEEEEAEAVAASPLEVLDRLVQQGSDAHDKVLRRLPLPSKSADWTHFGEGPAEPAECGRAHPEGEPAGGAAEVPPAVGGPGDTGHPAPLPGQTAAADQGRLLHQEPGAAGEAAGVPEEDGQAGGGAPEGQQQSVSHRTPPQPDEHQAEQQREHPAADELPQQAAAAARGGPPAGRSRRRAHQPPQRKGEPDAPGGVRPRRGASAAGPGAAGPEAGGGAAQSGGAGHAPLQEGAPHHRAEEVPGGRQGPGQVRAPGVREPVPGPAEGHPDPADGAAAALQPGGDGGLQYRRLATGGQHSSTLFHTDQSCSIGQSDQNQQRRPRGPAPASRRPAQQRQRQHFIGGATQDDPLRFQVGRGVRRRRHRHQRQPGRPGAAPDGTARFLLPRQRPPPPPPRRRAPPGGLLPQRQEHPGRARPRALPQQEREPVRRRGRRRGPAPARRPRARPQDGAVRGGGPLRAPRSPPRLRQAPGPRRQAPRRAAALRHQAAPLGVPLGTPGPGRPGAVPPLSHCVPQAAAGRAQEAAQRQRGLRAGQPQEEGRPWAW, encoded by the exons ATGGCTCGGGAGCAGCCCAACGTGTTGGACCTTCTCCCCCACTTGGACACCTCGGACCTCCGCTTGCTGGAGGAGACCAGAGGCCTTATCAACGACCACCTCAACGCGG AGCGAGGGTCCATGCTGCTGAACGGACTGGTGGACTACTTCCTGGAGACCAACTCTGCCCAGGCCATGCACATCCTGTCCTCTGTGAGGGAGCCCCATGACAAG CACCTCCTGGACAAGATGCACGAGTGCATGACCAGACAGGCGTGCCGGCTGCCCACCCTAACGCTGCTGGGACATGTAGTTCGTAAGCAGCCCTCCTGGATCCACAAGATCAGCCGCTACCCCCTGCTAGTGTCGCTAATCAAATGCCTCAAG ACGGACTCAGACGTGGTGGTGCTGATCACCGGCGTGCTGGTGCTGATCACCCTATTACCCATGATCCCTCAGGCTGGGAAGCAACACCTGGGGGACTTCTTTGACATCTTCAGACGCCTGGCCTCCTGGAACCAGAAGAACCCTG GCCACGTGTCGGAGGTGTACATGATCCACCTGCACGCCGGCGTCTACTCCCTGTTCCACCGGCTGTACGGCATGTACCCCTGCAACTTTGTCTCCTACCTGAGAGCCCACTACAGCATGAAGGAGAACATGGAGACCTTCGAAGAGGTCGTCAAG CCGATGCTGGAGCACGTCCGTATCCACCCCGAGCTAGTGACGGGGACCAAGGACCACGAGCTGGACCCCACCAG GTGGAAAAAGTTTGAGGTCCACGACATCGTGATCGAATGTGCCAAAGTGTCCCTGGACCCCAAGGAGGCGTCGTGCGAGGAGGGCTACACCACCGTCCCGGAGAACTTctacccctaccaccacctccgctGCCTGGACCGCACCGCCAGCCCCCACACCGACCTCCACAGTAGCTATG GAAGTTCTTCTTCTACACCTTTCTCCACCCCAAGACagcccctggccccgcccctgtCCCTGCCCCCTTTTTCAGGGACCCAGTCCTCCCAGCGTAGCCCGCAGTCGGCCAGGCGCCAG GACTCCAGTGGGGACCTGAACCCCTCGGGTGGCGGGAAGGACCCCCTGTGGAGCCCCTCCTCCCTGTGCGGCatggccacgcccccctcctccaggggcATGTCGCCCAACCTGGAGCTGTCCAGCAGCGCCTCCCACCTGTCCACCCGCTTCTACTGTACATCAG GCGGGAAGGgcacccccgcccccagcaCCCCGGCCGCCTCCTCGCCCCCGCCCACCCTCTCGGACGactactccctctccctccccaccagcTCGGCTCAGTCCAGCCCCCCCCGGAAG GATCGTAGAGGAGCGGGAGAGGCGGGGAGACAGGGCCTGGTGCGTCAGGAGCACGTTAAGGACCCCGCCAGGGACCTGGAGAAGagcggagcaggggggggggagctgctcACCAACAGAG ACGCAGGAGCCGCGGAGCACATCTCCATGACGCTGACGGAGCTGTCGGTGTTCATGAAGAAGCAGGAACTGGACCTCCAGCTGAGgacggagaaggagaaggaggagg CCGCCATCTCCGAGGAGCTCCTGAAGCTGACCGAGGAGAAGCGGGACCCTTCGGGCCTGCGGGGCTTTGACTCCCCCTTCTACCACACCACCGAGACCCTGACCGGCCGCCGGCCCCCCGACAAGACCCCCCCGCTCTCCCACGCCCAGCCCGGGGGCCacgccgccccctcctcctccaccgccggccACCCCCTCCGCACGGGCGTCTCCAGCCCCGACAAGGCGGAGACCCCGGCCTGCACCGGTGGTCCCGGTGGTCCCGGTGGTcccggtggaggtggtggtggaggaggtggtggtgggggggagaggtgctTGGAGCAGTCCTGGTCGTTCCCGTCCTGCTTCACCCCCAtcgaccaccacctccaccggaGCCCCTCTGCCCCggcggaggagggcggaggcGGGGAGGGCGGGGGCTCCAAGTTCTCGGGCCTGTTCTCCCCGAGCCGCCGCAGCACCGGCCCGGCGGGCGCGGCCTCCTACGAGCCGCTGTTCGACCTGGCGCTGCCCCGCCTCGCCTCGCTCTTCGTGGGCCGGCGGACGTCGGAGGCGGTGCAGCAGGCGTCCCGGGGCCGCTGCTCCCAGCTGGAGGAGGGCTtcgaggacggggaggaggaggaggaggaggcggaggcggtggcggcgtcGCCTCTGGAGGTGCTGGATCGCCTCGTGCAGCAGGGGAGCGACGCCCACGATAAGGTGctcaggag ATTGCCTCTGCCAAGCAAGTCAGCTGACTGGACTCACTTCGGAG aagGACCAGCTGAGCCTGCAGAGTGTGGACGTGCTCACCCTGAGGGAGAGCCTGCAGGTGGAGCAGCAGAGGTACCGCCAGCTGTGGGAGGACCGGGAGACACTGGTCACCCGGCTCCACTGCCAGGTCAGACAGCTGCAGCAGACCAGGGACGACTACTACACCAAGAACCAGGAgctgcag GGGAAGCTGCAGGAGTGCCAGAAGAAGACGGACaggctggaggcggagctccaGAAGGCCAACAACAAAGTGTGTCACACCGGACACCTCCTCAACCAGATGAACATCAag CTGAGCAGCAGCGAGAGCACCCAGCAGCAGATGAGCTTCCTCAAcaagcagctgctgctgctcgggGAGGTCCACCGGCTGGCCGCTCTCGACGCCGCGCACACCAGCCCCCACAACGCAAAG gagaGCCAGATGCTCCAGGCGGCGTGCGGCCACGACGTGGAGCGTCTGCGGCAGGGCCTGGTGCTGCAGGGCCAGAAGCTGGAGGCGGCGCAGCACAGAGTGGGGGAGCTGGACACGCACCTCTCCAAGAAGGAGCACCTCATCACCGAGCAGAAGAAGTTCCTGGAGGACGTCAAGGGCCAGGCCAA GTCAGAGCTCCAGGCGTGCGAGAGCCGGTACCAGGCCCAGCTGAGGGTCACCCAGACCCTGCAGACGGAGCTGCTGCAGCTCTACAGCCGGGTGGAGATGGAGGCCTGCAGTACCGGCGCCTCGCCACCGGGGGTCAGCACTCATCCACACTCTTCCACACAGACCAG TCCTGCAGCATCGGACAGAGCGACCAAAACCAACAGCGGCGCCcaagaggccccgcccccgcctcaCGACGGCCCGCACAGCAACGGCAACGGCAGCACTTTATCGGCGGGGCAACCCAAGACGACCCACTCCGCTTCCAAGTCGGCCGCGGTGTCCGCCGGCGTCGCCACCGTCACCAACGGCAACCAGGACGCCCTGGCGCCGCTCCTGATGGAACCGCCCGCTTCCTGCTCCCACGGCAACGccctcccccgccgcccccccgccgccgtgcCCCTCCTGGTGGGCTCCTACCCCAGCGCCAAGAGCATCCTGGGCGCGCGCGCCCGCGAGCTCTTCCGCAACAAGAGCGAGAGCCAGTGCGACGAAGAGGACGGCGACGGGGGCCGGCCCCCGCTCGCCGGCCTCGCGCACGGCCTCAAGACGGAGCTGTGCGTGGAGGCGGCCCCCTCCGGGCTCCACGCTCTCCCCCTCGGCTGCGCCAGGCCCCCGGACCCCGCCGCCAAGCCCCCCGCCGAGCCGCGGCCCTCCGCCACCAAGCGGCCCCGCTCGGCGTGCCCCTCGGGACCCCCGGCCCCGGCCGCCCAGGGGccgtccctcctctctctcactgtgtcccCCAGGCAGCAGCAGGCCGAGCCCAGGAGGCAGCGCAGCGGCAGCGGGGGCTCCGGGCAGGACAGCCCCAGGAGGAAGGCCGGCCCTGGgcgtggtag
- the tsc1b gene encoding TSC complex subunit 1b isoform X1: MAREQPNVLDLLPHLDTSDLRLLEETRGLINDHLNAERGSMLLNGLVDYFLETNSAQAMHILSSVREPHDKHLLDKMHECMTRQACRLPTLTLLGHVVRKQPSWIHKISRYPLLVSLIKCLKTDSDVVVLITGVLVLITLLPMIPQAGKQHLGDFFDIFRRLASWNQKNPGHVSEVYMIHLHAGVYSLFHRLYGMYPCNFVSYLRAHYSMKENMETFEEVVKPMLEHVRIHPELVTGTKDHELDPTRWKKFEVHDIVIECAKVSLDPKEASCEEGYTTVPENFYPYHHLRCLDRTASPHTDLHSSYGSSSSTPFSTPRQPLAPPLSLPPFSGTQSSQRSPQSARRQDSSGDLNPSGGGKDPLWSPSSLCGMATPPSSRGMSPNLELSSSASHLSTRFYCTSGGKGTPAPSTPAASSPPPTLSDDYSLSLPTSSAQSSPPRKDRRGAGEAGRQGLVRQEHVKDPARDLEKSGAGGGELLTNRDAGAAEHISMTLTELSVFMKKQELDLQLRTEKEKEEAAISEELLKLTEEKRDPSGLRGFDSPFYHTTETLTGRRPPDKTPPLSHAQPGGHAAPSSSTAGHPLRTGVSSPDKAETPACTGGPGGPGGPGGGGGGGGGGGGERCLEQSWSFPSCFTPIDHHLHRSPSAPAEEGGGGEGGGSKFSGLFSPSRRSTGPAGAASYEPLFDLALPRLASLFVGRRTSEAVQQASRGRCSQLEEGFEDGEEEEEEAEAVAASPLEVLDRLVQQGSDAHDKVLRRLPLPSKSADWTHFGGSAPQDELQTLRSQLLLLHSQLQYERYKREQHAVRNRRLLRRIINATALQEQNIAMKDQLSLQSVDVLTLRESLQVEQQRYRQLWEDRETLVTRLHCQVRQLQQTRDDYYTKNQELQGKLQECQKKTDRLEAELQKANNKVCHTGHLLNQMNIKLSSSESTQQQMSFLNKQLLLLGEVHRLAALDAAHTSPHNAKESQMLQAACGHDVERLRQGLVLQGQKLEAAQHRVGELDTHLSKKEHLITEQKKFLEDVKGQAKSELQACESRYQAQLRVTQTLQTELLQLYSRVEMEACSTGASPPGVSTHPHSSTQTSPAASDRATKTNSGAQEAPPPPHDGPHSNGNGSTLSAGQPKTTHSASKSAAVSAGVATVTNGNQDALAPLLMEPPASCSHGNALPRRPPAAVPLLVGSYPSAKSILGARARELFRNKSESQCDEEDGDGGRPPLAGLAHGLKTELCVEAAPSGLHALPLGCARPPDPAAKPPAEPRPSATKRPRSACPSGPPAPAAQGPSLLSLTVSPRQQQAEPRRQRSGSGGSGQDSPRRKAGPGRGSGGGGSGGGGGGGGGGGGGGGGGGRAHTSAGRPRQQQQQLKIMDYNEPHQEHS, translated from the exons ATGGCTCGGGAGCAGCCCAACGTGTTGGACCTTCTCCCCCACTTGGACACCTCGGACCTCCGCTTGCTGGAGGAGACCAGAGGCCTTATCAACGACCACCTCAACGCGG AGCGAGGGTCCATGCTGCTGAACGGACTGGTGGACTACTTCCTGGAGACCAACTCTGCCCAGGCCATGCACATCCTGTCCTCTGTGAGGGAGCCCCATGACAAG CACCTCCTGGACAAGATGCACGAGTGCATGACCAGACAGGCGTGCCGGCTGCCCACCCTAACGCTGCTGGGACATGTAGTTCGTAAGCAGCCCTCCTGGATCCACAAGATCAGCCGCTACCCCCTGCTAGTGTCGCTAATCAAATGCCTCAAG ACGGACTCAGACGTGGTGGTGCTGATCACCGGCGTGCTGGTGCTGATCACCCTATTACCCATGATCCCTCAGGCTGGGAAGCAACACCTGGGGGACTTCTTTGACATCTTCAGACGCCTGGCCTCCTGGAACCAGAAGAACCCTG GCCACGTGTCGGAGGTGTACATGATCCACCTGCACGCCGGCGTCTACTCCCTGTTCCACCGGCTGTACGGCATGTACCCCTGCAACTTTGTCTCCTACCTGAGAGCCCACTACAGCATGAAGGAGAACATGGAGACCTTCGAAGAGGTCGTCAAG CCGATGCTGGAGCACGTCCGTATCCACCCCGAGCTAGTGACGGGGACCAAGGACCACGAGCTGGACCCCACCAG GTGGAAAAAGTTTGAGGTCCACGACATCGTGATCGAATGTGCCAAAGTGTCCCTGGACCCCAAGGAGGCGTCGTGCGAGGAGGGCTACACCACCGTCCCGGAGAACTTctacccctaccaccacctccgctGCCTGGACCGCACCGCCAGCCCCCACACCGACCTCCACAGTAGCTATG GAAGTTCTTCTTCTACACCTTTCTCCACCCCAAGACagcccctggccccgcccctgtCCCTGCCCCCTTTTTCAGGGACCCAGTCCTCCCAGCGTAGCCCGCAGTCGGCCAGGCGCCAG GACTCCAGTGGGGACCTGAACCCCTCGGGTGGCGGGAAGGACCCCCTGTGGAGCCCCTCCTCCCTGTGCGGCatggccacgcccccctcctccaggggcATGTCGCCCAACCTGGAGCTGTCCAGCAGCGCCTCCCACCTGTCCACCCGCTTCTACTGTACATCAG GCGGGAAGGgcacccccgcccccagcaCCCCGGCCGCCTCCTCGCCCCCGCCCACCCTCTCGGACGactactccctctccctccccaccagcTCGGCTCAGTCCAGCCCCCCCCGGAAG GATCGTAGAGGAGCGGGAGAGGCGGGGAGACAGGGCCTGGTGCGTCAGGAGCACGTTAAGGACCCCGCCAGGGACCTGGAGAAGagcggagcaggggggggggagctgctcACCAACAGAG ACGCAGGAGCCGCGGAGCACATCTCCATGACGCTGACGGAGCTGTCGGTGTTCATGAAGAAGCAGGAACTGGACCTCCAGCTGAGgacggagaaggagaaggaggagg CCGCCATCTCCGAGGAGCTCCTGAAGCTGACCGAGGAGAAGCGGGACCCTTCGGGCCTGCGGGGCTTTGACTCCCCCTTCTACCACACCACCGAGACCCTGACCGGCCGCCGGCCCCCCGACAAGACCCCCCCGCTCTCCCACGCCCAGCCCGGGGGCCacgccgccccctcctcctccaccgccggccACCCCCTCCGCACGGGCGTCTCCAGCCCCGACAAGGCGGAGACCCCGGCCTGCACCGGTGGTCCCGGTGGTCCCGGTGGTcccggtggaggtggtggtggaggaggtggtggtgggggggagaggtgctTGGAGCAGTCCTGGTCGTTCCCGTCCTGCTTCACCCCCAtcgaccaccacctccaccggaGCCCCTCTGCCCCggcggaggagggcggaggcGGGGAGGGCGGGGGCTCCAAGTTCTCGGGCCTGTTCTCCCCGAGCCGCCGCAGCACCGGCCCGGCGGGCGCGGCCTCCTACGAGCCGCTGTTCGACCTGGCGCTGCCCCGCCTCGCCTCGCTCTTCGTGGGCCGGCGGACGTCGGAGGCGGTGCAGCAGGCGTCCCGGGGCCGCTGCTCCCAGCTGGAGGAGGGCTtcgaggacggggaggaggaggaggaggaggcggaggcggtggcggcgtcGCCTCTGGAGGTGCTGGATCGCCTCGTGCAGCAGGGGAGCGACGCCCACGATAAGGTGctcaggag ATTGCCTCTGCCAAGCAAGTCAGCTGACTGGACTCACTTCGGAG GTTCGGCGCCGCAGGACGAGCTGCAGACGCTGCGcagccagctgctgctgctgcacagcCAGCTGCAGTACGAGCGCTACAAGAGGGAGCAGCACGCCGTCAGGAACCGCCGCCTGCTGCGACGCATCATCAACGCCACCGCGCTGCAGGAGCAGAACATCGCCATG aagGACCAGCTGAGCCTGCAGAGTGTGGACGTGCTCACCCTGAGGGAGAGCCTGCAGGTGGAGCAGCAGAGGTACCGCCAGCTGTGGGAGGACCGGGAGACACTGGTCACCCGGCTCCACTGCCAGGTCAGACAGCTGCAGCAGACCAGGGACGACTACTACACCAAGAACCAGGAgctgcag GGGAAGCTGCAGGAGTGCCAGAAGAAGACGGACaggctggaggcggagctccaGAAGGCCAACAACAAAGTGTGTCACACCGGACACCTCCTCAACCAGATGAACATCAag CTGAGCAGCAGCGAGAGCACCCAGCAGCAGATGAGCTTCCTCAAcaagcagctgctgctgctcgggGAGGTCCACCGGCTGGCCGCTCTCGACGCCGCGCACACCAGCCCCCACAACGCAAAG gagaGCCAGATGCTCCAGGCGGCGTGCGGCCACGACGTGGAGCGTCTGCGGCAGGGCCTGGTGCTGCAGGGCCAGAAGCTGGAGGCGGCGCAGCACAGAGTGGGGGAGCTGGACACGCACCTCTCCAAGAAGGAGCACCTCATCACCGAGCAGAAGAAGTTCCTGGAGGACGTCAAGGGCCAGGCCAA GTCAGAGCTCCAGGCGTGCGAGAGCCGGTACCAGGCCCAGCTGAGGGTCACCCAGACCCTGCAGACGGAGCTGCTGCAGCTCTACAGCCGGGTGGAGATGGAGGCCTGCAGTACCGGCGCCTCGCCACCGGGGGTCAGCACTCATCCACACTCTTCCACACAGACCAG TCCTGCAGCATCGGACAGAGCGACCAAAACCAACAGCGGCGCCcaagaggccccgcccccgcctcaCGACGGCCCGCACAGCAACGGCAACGGCAGCACTTTATCGGCGGGGCAACCCAAGACGACCCACTCCGCTTCCAAGTCGGCCGCGGTGTCCGCCGGCGTCGCCACCGTCACCAACGGCAACCAGGACGCCCTGGCGCCGCTCCTGATGGAACCGCCCGCTTCCTGCTCCCACGGCAACGccctcccccgccgcccccccgccgccgtgcCCCTCCTGGTGGGCTCCTACCCCAGCGCCAAGAGCATCCTGGGCGCGCGCGCCCGCGAGCTCTTCCGCAACAAGAGCGAGAGCCAGTGCGACGAAGAGGACGGCGACGGGGGCCGGCCCCCGCTCGCCGGCCTCGCGCACGGCCTCAAGACGGAGCTGTGCGTGGAGGCGGCCCCCTCCGGGCTCCACGCTCTCCCCCTCGGCTGCGCCAGGCCCCCGGACCCCGCCGCCAAGCCCCCCGCCGAGCCGCGGCCCTCCGCCACCAAGCGGCCCCGCTCGGCGTGCCCCTCGGGACCCCCGGCCCCGGCCGCCCAGGGGccgtccctcctctctctcactgtgtcccCCAGGCAGCAGCAGGCCGAGCCCAGGAGGCAGCGCAGCGGCAGCGGGGGCTCCGGGCAGGACAGCCCCAGGAGGAAGGCCGGCCCTGGgcgtggtagtggaggtggaggtagtggtggtggtggtggtggtggaggaggaggaggcggcgggggtggaggtggaggtcgggCCCACACCAGCGCAGGCAGAcccaggcagcagcagcagcagctgaagaTCATGGACTACAATGAACCCCATCAGGAGCACAGCTAG